One Microbacterium sp. W4I20 DNA window includes the following coding sequences:
- the lspA gene encoding signal peptidase II: MKYLTVENLPLHEAVPVLGEFLQLYYIRNSGAAFSLGSDVTWIFTIALSVVAVIIIWKAFGLRSRWWAVVLGALLGGVLGNLTDRLLRDPGFGNGRVVDMISMPWMMPAIFNVADIFIVTGMISVALLVVVGLRFDGTRERDHPTVETDEQAEAAAVASEHDAVSVDAADADIASTNDASSTDGR, encoded by the coding sequence GTGAAGTACCTCACCGTCGAGAATCTGCCCCTTCATGAGGCGGTCCCGGTGCTGGGTGAGTTCCTTCAGCTGTATTACATCCGCAACTCTGGTGCTGCCTTCTCGCTCGGCAGCGACGTGACCTGGATCTTCACCATCGCGTTGAGCGTGGTTGCCGTCATCATCATCTGGAAGGCGTTCGGTCTTCGCTCACGGTGGTGGGCCGTCGTGCTCGGTGCGCTGCTCGGCGGGGTACTCGGCAACCTGACGGATCGCCTGTTGCGTGACCCCGGCTTCGGCAACGGCCGTGTGGTCGACATGATCTCGATGCCGTGGATGATGCCCGCCATCTTCAACGTCGCCGACATCTTCATCGTCACGGGCATGATCTCGGTCGCGCTCCTCGTCGTGGTCGGACTCCGCTTCGACGGTACCCGCGAGCGGGACCACCCCACGGTCGAGACCGATGAGCAGGCCGAGGCTGCTGCGGTGGCCTCGGAACATGACGCCGTATCGGTCGATGCGGCCGACGCCGACATCGCGTCGACGAACGATGCGTCGTCGACGGACGGCCGCTGA
- a CDS encoding RluA family pseudouridine synthase: MESRSLPVPDGMDGERVDAALARMLGFSRTFAADIASDGGVRLDGVTLDKSDRLRGGAWLEVEWQPKEGPRIVPIPVPDLGIVYDDDDIVVVDKPSGVAAHPSVGWEGPTVVGALAAAGFRVATSGAPERQGVVHRLDVGTSGLMVVAKTETAYTALKRAFKERTVEKIYHAVVQGHPDPLVGTIDAPIGRHPNHSWKFAVVPDGKPSVTHYETLEAFPGASLLEIHLETGRTHQIRVHMAAHRHPCVGDPLYGADPTLSARLGLTRQWLHAHKLAFSHPATRDWVQFESPYPADFRHALDVLRGE, from the coding sequence GTGGAATCACGCTCCCTCCCCGTCCCGGACGGCATGGACGGTGAGCGCGTCGACGCCGCCCTTGCGCGGATGCTCGGCTTCTCGCGCACCTTCGCCGCCGACATCGCCTCTGACGGGGGAGTGCGCCTCGACGGCGTCACTCTCGACAAGTCCGACCGCCTGCGCGGTGGCGCTTGGCTCGAGGTCGAATGGCAGCCGAAGGAAGGACCCCGGATCGTGCCGATCCCGGTGCCCGATCTCGGCATCGTGTACGACGACGATGACATCGTCGTCGTCGACAAGCCGTCCGGCGTGGCTGCCCATCCCTCTGTCGGGTGGGAAGGTCCGACGGTCGTCGGTGCGCTGGCGGCCGCCGGCTTCCGCGTCGCGACGAGTGGAGCCCCCGAGCGACAGGGGGTCGTGCACCGCCTCGACGTCGGTACGAGCGGGTTGATGGTGGTCGCGAAGACCGAGACGGCGTACACGGCTCTCAAGCGCGCGTTCAAGGAGCGCACGGTCGAGAAGATCTACCACGCGGTGGTGCAGGGCCACCCGGATCCGCTGGTCGGGACGATCGACGCCCCGATCGGACGGCATCCGAACCACTCCTGGAAGTTCGCGGTCGTCCCCGACGGCAAGCCCTCGGTGACGCATTACGAGACGCTCGAAGCGTTCCCGGGTGCGTCGCTCCTGGAGATCCATCTCGAGACCGGCCGCACGCATCAGATCCGCGTGCACATGGCCGCACACCGGCATCCGTGCGTCGGCGATCCGCTTTACGGCGCCGATCCGACGCTGTCAGCGCGGCTCGGCCTGACGCGTCAGTGGCTGCATGCGCACAAGCTGGCGTTCTCCCACCCGGCCACGCGCGACTGGGTGCAGTTCGAGTCGCCGTATCCGGCGGACTTCCGCCACGCGCTGGACGTGCTCCGCGGGGAGTAG
- a CDS encoding GNAT family N-acetyltransferase, producing MSIEVRPATEFDDVATLVGPKKPTSNVCFCLSYRIGNKENLSLKGPDRAAKVRELCHQDPPPGVIAYLDGEPVGWAAVHPRSETSFARNRLIPRVDDLDVWSLWCVRVRPGFRKQGISHALIEGAVAYAKKRGAPAIEGYPVDNKGEKVNLTMAYVGTRRLFEDAGFTKAADTESVLDGFPRVLMRLDLAGSKKSSKKT from the coding sequence ATGAGCATCGAGGTTCGTCCGGCCACCGAGTTCGACGACGTCGCGACGCTGGTGGGTCCGAAGAAGCCGACGTCGAATGTCTGCTTCTGCCTGAGCTACCGCATCGGCAACAAGGAGAATCTCTCCCTGAAGGGACCGGACCGGGCCGCGAAGGTGCGCGAGCTCTGTCATCAGGACCCTCCCCCGGGCGTGATCGCCTACCTCGACGGCGAACCGGTCGGGTGGGCCGCGGTGCATCCGCGCAGCGAGACGAGCTTCGCGCGCAACCGTCTCATCCCGCGCGTCGACGATCTCGATGTCTGGTCGCTCTGGTGCGTGCGGGTACGGCCGGGGTTCCGCAAGCAGGGGATCTCGCACGCGCTGATCGAGGGCGCGGTCGCCTACGCGAAGAAGCGGGGAGCCCCCGCGATCGAGGGCTATCCGGTCGACAACAAGGGGGAGAAGGTCAACCTGACGATGGCCTACGTCGGCACACGACGCCTGTTCGAGGACGCGGGGTTCACCAAGGCAGCGGACACGGAATCGGTGCTGGATGGCTTCCCGAGGGTGCTGATGCGGCTCGATCTCGCGGGCTCGAAGAAGTCGTCGAAGAAAACGTGA
- a CDS encoding RNA polymerase sigma factor, protein MSTDSEIIRRSLDQPAAFAELFDRYARVVNSFATYRVGQHAAEDVLSETFLVAFRRRADFDTGVESAVPCCSASRLD, encoded by the coding sequence GTGAGCACAGACAGCGAGATCATCCGGCGGTCGCTCGATCAACCGGCAGCCTTCGCCGAGTTGTTCGACCGATATGCGCGCGTGGTCAATTCCTTCGCCACGTATCGCGTCGGGCAGCATGCGGCGGAAGACGTCTTGAGTGAGACGTTCCTCGTCGCGTTCCGCCGTCGTGCCGACTTCGACACCGGAGTCGAATCCGCCGTCCCCTGTTGTTCGGCATCGCGTCTCGACTGA
- a CDS encoding RNA polymerase sigma factor yields the protein MEAKHWRSFAASVSGEEHSSEGGVDDAMTKIDAEREVAGLKARIAALAPKDRETLLLYAWQGLTYEEIAAALGVPVGTVRSRLNRVRRRLDPARRAKAHAQTQIPAQADGAGGVR from the coding sequence GTGGAGGCGAAGCACTGGCGCTCGTTCGCGGCATCCGTCTCGGGAGAGGAGCACTCTTCGGAGGGCGGAGTCGACGACGCGATGACGAAGATCGACGCGGAGCGTGAGGTCGCGGGATTGAAAGCCCGGATCGCGGCGTTGGCACCGAAGGATCGCGAGACCCTGCTGCTGTACGCCTGGCAGGGCCTGACCTACGAGGAGATCGCCGCGGCGCTCGGCGTGCCCGTGGGAACGGTTCGATCGCGGCTGAACCGCGTCCGACGACGATTGGATCCCGCACGGAGAGCAAAGGCGCACGCACAGACACAGATTCCGGCGCAGGCAGACGGAGCAGGGGGAGTCCGGTGA
- a CDS encoding RNA polymerase sigma factor, with protein sequence MSTDSEIIQRSLEEPGAFSEIFERHVRPVGGYIRRRIGADAVDDVLSETFLVAFRRRAAFDTSSASARPWLLGIATRMVKSHRAAEARQWRAFEASASADGVKEQAPHLISDARLDADAALRALAPRIAALSVRERDTLLLHAWGDLTYEQIADALGVPVGTVRSRLNRVRRKLAPPGSHGATRLTWMKKEESDAAYGTSW encoded by the coding sequence GTGAGCACGGATAGCGAGATCATTCAGCGGTCGCTCGAAGAGCCCGGGGCCTTCTCCGAGATCTTCGAGCGGCACGTCCGGCCGGTCGGCGGCTATATCCGCCGCCGAATCGGCGCGGACGCGGTCGACGACGTCCTCAGCGAGACGTTCCTCGTCGCCTTCCGGCGACGCGCCGCTTTCGATACGAGCAGCGCGTCCGCGCGGCCGTGGCTGCTCGGGATCGCCACGCGAATGGTCAAGAGCCATCGCGCAGCCGAAGCGCGGCAGTGGAGGGCTTTCGAAGCGTCGGCATCAGCCGACGGTGTGAAGGAGCAAGCGCCGCATCTGATCTCCGACGCGCGTCTCGATGCCGACGCGGCACTGCGAGCCCTGGCTCCGCGGATCGCCGCGTTGAGCGTGCGAGAGAGGGACACACTGCTCCTCCACGCGTGGGGAGACCTGACCTACGAACAGATCGCCGACGCGCTGGGCGTGCCGGTCGGAACCGTTCGGTCCCGACTGAACCGCGTCCGACGCAAGCTCGCGCCCCCCGGTTCTCACGGTGCGACCCGACTGACCTGGATGAAGAAGGAGGAGAGCGATGCTGCTTATGGAACGAGTTGGTGA
- the dnaE gene encoding DNA polymerase III subunit alpha, producing the protein MASDSFAHLHVHSEYSMLDGAAKIASMTQAAADYGMPAIAVTDHGNTFAAFEFYRAANAAGVKPIIGLEAYVTPGTHRSDKSRVQWGSPDQKSDDVSGSGAYTHMTMWSETTQGMHNLFRLSSRSSMEGYYFKPRMDRELLQTYSKGLIATTGCPSGEIQTRLRLGQYDAARAAAAEFQDLFGKENYFAEIMDHGLSIERRVMTDLLRLAKDLNIPLVGTNDSHYTHQHEADAHEALLCVQSGSTLDDPNRFKFDGDGYYIKTAAEMRQLFRDHPEACDNTLLIAERCEVEFNTAANYMPRFPVPDGETEDSWLIKEVEVGLQYRYPNGIPDKVRKQAEYETGIILQMGFPGYFLVVADFINWAKDNGIRVGPGRGSGAGSMVAYAMRITDLDPLEHGLIFERFLNPDRVSMPDFDVDFDDRRRGEVIEYVTQKYGSERVAQIVTYGTIKSKQALKDAGRVLGFPFSMGERLTKAMPPPVMGKDMELGGMFDSAHKRYKEASEFRALIETDPEAKTVFDRALGLEGLKRQWGVHAAGVIMSSEPLLDIIPIMRREQDGQIVTQFDYPSCESLGLIKMDFLGLRNLTIISDALDNIRMNRGEELDLEHLELDDRGAYDLLGRGESLGVFQLDGGPMRSLMRLMKPDNFGDISALIALYRPGPMGANSHTNYALRKNGQQPITPIHPEFEESLADILDESYGLIIYQEQVMAIAQRVAGFSLGQADILRRAMGKKKKSELDKQFEGFQAGMHANGYSDGAVNAIWEILLPFSDYAFNKAHSAAYGVVSYWTAYLKAHYPAEYMAALLTSVGDSKDKMALYLNECRRMGIKVLPPDVSESINYFAAVGDDIRFGLGAVRNVGSNVVDGIVKARKDARFDSFHHFLDKVPLHVANKRTVESLIKAGAFDTMGDTRRALMEVHEDAVEAAVDRKRNEAQGAIGFDFDSLYDGLEEVAPAKVPARPEWIKKDKLAFEREMLGLYVSDHPLAGLEMPLAKHASISIHDLNNSEDMQDGDQVTVAGLVTSVQHRVAKASGNPYGMITVEDFNGEVTVMFMGKTYTEFQHILQQDSILAVRGRVSRRDDGLNLHAQSAFAPDVGSFDAAGPLALVLAEQRATERVMNELAEILRRHNGDTEVLLRVHRGGTAKVFEVPMPVKVTADLFGDLKSLLGPACLG; encoded by the coding sequence ATGGCATCCGACTCCTTCGCCCACCTGCACGTGCACAGCGAATACTCGATGCTCGACGGTGCGGCGAAGATCGCGTCGATGACTCAGGCGGCCGCCGATTACGGGATGCCGGCCATCGCGGTCACCGACCACGGCAACACTTTCGCCGCCTTCGAGTTCTACCGGGCGGCCAATGCGGCGGGCGTCAAGCCGATCATCGGGCTCGAGGCGTACGTCACTCCGGGAACCCATCGCAGCGACAAATCCCGAGTGCAGTGGGGCTCGCCCGACCAGAAGAGCGACGACGTCTCGGGTTCCGGTGCATACACCCACATGACGATGTGGAGCGAGACCACCCAGGGCATGCACAACCTGTTCCGGCTCAGCTCCCGGTCGAGCATGGAGGGCTACTACTTCAAGCCGCGAATGGACCGCGAGCTGCTGCAGACCTATTCCAAGGGACTGATCGCGACGACCGGATGCCCGTCGGGCGAGATCCAGACCCGTCTGCGTCTGGGTCAGTACGACGCCGCGCGCGCGGCTGCGGCCGAGTTCCAGGATCTGTTCGGCAAGGAGAACTATTTCGCCGAGATCATGGACCACGGGCTCTCGATCGAGCGGCGCGTGATGACCGATCTCCTGCGCCTCGCGAAAGACCTCAACATCCCGCTGGTCGGAACGAACGACTCGCACTACACGCACCAGCACGAGGCCGATGCGCACGAAGCACTGCTCTGCGTGCAGTCCGGATCCACCCTCGATGACCCGAACCGCTTCAAATTCGACGGCGACGGCTACTACATCAAGACCGCCGCCGAGATGCGGCAGCTCTTCCGCGACCACCCCGAGGCCTGCGACAACACGCTGCTGATCGCCGAGCGGTGCGAAGTCGAGTTCAACACTGCGGCGAACTACATGCCGCGCTTCCCCGTGCCCGACGGCGAGACCGAGGACAGCTGGCTCATCAAGGAGGTCGAGGTCGGCCTGCAGTACCGGTACCCCAACGGCATCCCCGACAAGGTGCGCAAGCAGGCCGAGTACGAGACCGGGATCATCCTGCAGATGGGCTTCCCCGGCTACTTCCTGGTCGTCGCCGACTTCATCAACTGGGCCAAGGACAACGGCATCCGCGTGGGGCCGGGGCGTGGTTCCGGCGCCGGATCGATGGTCGCCTACGCCATGCGCATCACCGACCTCGACCCGCTCGAGCACGGCCTCATCTTCGAGCGGTTCCTGAACCCTGACCGCGTCTCGATGCCCGACTTCGACGTCGACTTCGATGATCGTCGCCGCGGCGAGGTGATCGAGTACGTCACTCAGAAGTACGGCTCGGAGCGCGTGGCTCAGATCGTGACCTACGGCACGATCAAGTCGAAGCAGGCCCTGAAGGACGCCGGACGCGTGCTGGGCTTCCCCTTCAGCATGGGAGAGCGGCTGACCAAGGCCATGCCGCCGCCCGTGATGGGCAAGGACATGGAACTCGGCGGCATGTTTGACTCCGCGCACAAGCGCTACAAGGAGGCGAGCGAGTTCCGAGCTCTCATCGAGACCGACCCCGAGGCGAAGACCGTCTTCGACCGGGCGCTCGGACTCGAAGGGCTGAAGCGCCAGTGGGGTGTGCACGCGGCCGGTGTGATCATGTCGTCCGAGCCACTGCTCGACATCATCCCGATCATGCGCCGCGAGCAGGACGGGCAGATCGTCACGCAGTTCGACTACCCTTCGTGCGAGTCGCTCGGTCTGATCAAGATGGACTTCCTGGGGCTCCGCAACCTCACGATCATCTCCGACGCGCTCGACAACATCCGCATGAACCGTGGCGAGGAACTCGACCTCGAGCATCTCGAGCTCGACGACCGCGGCGCATACGACCTGCTCGGTCGCGGCGAGTCGCTGGGAGTGTTCCAGCTCGACGGCGGGCCGATGCGATCGCTGATGCGTCTGATGAAGCCCGACAACTTCGGCGACATCTCGGCTCTGATCGCCCTCTACCGGCCGGGTCCGATGGGCGCGAACTCGCACACGAACTATGCGCTGCGCAAGAACGGCCAGCAGCCGATCACCCCGATCCATCCCGAGTTCGAGGAGTCTCTCGCCGACATCCTCGACGAGTCCTACGGCCTGATCATCTATCAGGAGCAGGTGATGGCCATCGCCCAGCGGGTGGCCGGGTTCTCGCTCGGTCAGGCAGACATCCTCCGCCGCGCGATGGGAAAGAAGAAGAAGTCCGAGCTCGACAAGCAGTTCGAGGGCTTCCAGGCCGGCATGCACGCCAACGGGTACTCCGACGGCGCCGTCAATGCCATCTGGGAGATCCTGCTGCCGTTCTCCGACTACGCGTTCAACAAAGCGCACTCGGCGGCGTACGGCGTCGTCTCGTACTGGACGGCATACCTCAAGGCCCACTATCCGGCCGAGTACATGGCCGCGCTGCTCACCAGCGTCGGCGACTCCAAGGACAAGATGGCGCTGTACCTCAACGAGTGCCGGCGCATGGGGATCAAGGTGCTCCCGCCCGACGTGTCCGAGTCGATCAACTACTTCGCCGCCGTCGGCGATGACATCCGATTCGGTCTCGGTGCCGTGCGCAACGTGGGCAGCAACGTCGTCGACGGCATCGTGAAGGCGAGGAAGGATGCCCGCTTCGACTCCTTCCACCACTTCCTCGACAAGGTGCCGCTGCACGTGGCGAACAAGCGCACCGTCGAGTCGCTCATCAAGGCCGGCGCGTTCGACACCATGGGCGACACGCGACGCGCCCTCATGGAAGTGCACGAGGATGCCGTCGAGGCGGCGGTGGACCGCAAGCGCAACGAGGCGCAGGGGGCGATCGGGTTCGACTTCGACAGCCTCTACGACGGGCTCGAGGAGGTGGCGCCCGCCAAGGTGCCGGCACGCCCGGAGTGGATCAAGAAGGACAAGCTCGCGTTCGAGCGTGAGATGCTCGGCCTGTATGTCTCCGACCATCCGCTCGCGGGCCTCGAGATGCCGCTCGCCAAACACGCCTCCATTTCCATCCACGACCTGAACAACTCCGAGGACATGCAGGACGGCGACCAGGTGACTGTCGCAGGACTCGTGACCAGCGTGCAGCACCGCGTCGCCAAGGCCAGCGGAAACCCGTACGGCATGATCACGGTCGAGGACTTCAACGGCGAGGTCACCGTGATGTTCATGGGCAAGACCTACACCGAGTTCCAGCACATCCTGCAGCAGGACTCCATCCTCGCGGTCCGCGGTCGGGTGTCGCGGCGCGATGACGGGCTGAACCTCCACGCGCAGTCGGCGTTCGCGCCCGACGTCGGGTCGTTCGACGCCGCCGGCCCTCTGGCGCTCGTGCTCGCCGAGCAGCGCGCCACCGAACGCGTCATGAATGAGCTCGCCGAGATCCTGCGCCGGCACAACGGCGATACCGAGGTGCTGCTCCGTGTGCACCGCGGCGGCACAGCCAAGGTGTTCGAGGTGCCGATGCCCGTCAAGGTGACCGCAGACCTGTTCGGAGACCTCAAGTCTCTGCTCGGACCTGCCTGTCTGGGATGA
- the hisD gene encoding histidinol dehydrogenase, whose amino-acid sequence MRTIDLRGRELSAADMLAAVPRAAQARAEALDAATRIVDDVRERGATALREQAERFDGVSGHAVRVPEAHIAEALESVDPTVRAALEEAIVRVRQGSEAQVPAPQTTDIGPGARIQQRWQPVARAGVYIPGGKAPLASSVVMNVVPAQVAGVQHIALASPPQASYDGRIHPTILAAAGLLGIDEIYAIGGAGAVGAFAWGVPEIGLDPVDVVSGPGNNYVASAKRVVAGIVGTDSEAGATEILIVADDSADPRLVAADLISQAEHDEQASAVLVTDSPELAARVDDEVARQALRTRHSARVAEALAGPQSAIVLVDGPGMAAAFSNAYAPEHLELHLVDAEAAASAFTSAGAVFVGDQTPVSLGDYMAGSNHVLPTGGQARYASGLGAYTFLRPQQVITYDRAALSAVRDGVVALANAEALPAHGEAIEARFTA is encoded by the coding sequence ATGCGCACGATCGATCTCCGAGGGCGCGAGCTCTCGGCCGCTGACATGCTCGCCGCTGTTCCTCGCGCCGCGCAGGCGCGTGCGGAAGCTCTCGACGCGGCGACGCGCATCGTCGACGACGTGCGCGAACGCGGAGCGACAGCGCTGCGCGAGCAGGCGGAGCGCTTCGACGGGGTGAGCGGTCACGCCGTGCGGGTTCCGGAAGCCCACATCGCGGAAGCGCTCGAATCCGTCGACCCCACCGTGCGCGCCGCGCTCGAGGAGGCGATCGTTCGCGTTCGTCAGGGGTCCGAGGCACAGGTGCCTGCGCCGCAGACGACCGATATCGGCCCCGGCGCACGCATCCAGCAGCGCTGGCAGCCGGTCGCCCGCGCCGGGGTGTATATCCCGGGCGGCAAGGCGCCGCTCGCCTCCAGCGTCGTCATGAACGTCGTGCCCGCGCAGGTCGCCGGGGTGCAGCACATCGCACTGGCGTCCCCGCCGCAGGCCTCCTACGACGGCCGCATCCACCCGACGATCCTCGCTGCGGCAGGACTGCTCGGAATCGACGAGATCTACGCGATCGGCGGAGCCGGAGCGGTCGGCGCCTTCGCCTGGGGCGTACCGGAGATCGGGCTCGATCCGGTCGACGTCGTCTCCGGTCCCGGCAACAACTACGTCGCCTCGGCCAAGCGCGTGGTCGCCGGCATCGTCGGGACGGATTCGGAGGCCGGTGCGACCGAGATACTCATCGTCGCCGACGACAGCGCAGACCCGCGGCTCGTAGCCGCCGATCTGATCAGCCAGGCCGAGCACGACGAGCAGGCGTCCGCCGTGCTCGTCACCGACTCCCCGGAACTCGCCGCGCGCGTCGACGACGAGGTCGCGCGTCAGGCTCTGCGCACGCGGCACAGCGCGCGAGTGGCAGAAGCACTCGCGGGCCCGCAGTCCGCGATTGTGCTCGTGGACGGTCCCGGCATGGCGGCCGCGTTCAGCAACGCCTACGCGCCCGAGCACCTCGAACTCCACCTCGTCGACGCCGAGGCGGCGGCATCCGCTTTCACCAGCGCCGGCGCGGTGTTCGTGGGCGACCAGACGCCGGTCAGCCTCGGCGACTACATGGCCGGAAGCAACCACGTGCTGCCGACCGGGGGACAGGCGCGCTATGCCTCGGGCCTCGGCGCCTACACGTTCCTGCGGCCTCAGCAGGTCATCACCTACGACCGCGCCGCGCTCTCCGCCGTTCGCGACGGTGTCGTGGCGTTGGCCAACGCCGAGGCGCTGCCCGCCCATGGCGAGGCGATCGAGGCGCGGTTCACCGCGTAG
- the nrdR gene encoding transcriptional regulator NrdR, producing the protein MHCPFCRHSDSRVIDSRTSDDGLSIRRRRQCPECGGRFTTTETASLNVIKRSGVMEPFSREKVISGVRKACQGRPVTEADLAILAQRVEENVRQTGVSQLDTNEIGLAILGPLRELDEVAFLRFASVYQAFDSLEDFESAITDLRADHAESESADR; encoded by the coding sequence ATGCACTGCCCCTTCTGCCGTCATTCCGACTCGCGCGTCATCGATTCGCGTACCAGCGACGACGGACTGTCGATCAGGCGGCGCCGCCAGTGCCCCGAGTGCGGCGGCCGATTCACGACGACCGAGACCGCGAGCCTCAACGTCATCAAGCGGTCCGGGGTGATGGAGCCCTTCAGCCGGGAGAAGGTCATCTCCGGCGTGCGGAAGGCCTGTCAGGGCCGGCCCGTCACGGAAGCGGACCTCGCCATCCTCGCGCAGCGCGTGGAGGAGAACGTGCGGCAGACCGGCGTCTCGCAGCTCGACACGAACGAGATCGGCCTCGCCATCCTCGGGCCGTTGCGTGAACTTGACGAGGTCGCGTTCCTGCGCTTCGCGAGCGTCTACCAGGCGTTCGACTCGCTGGAGGACTTCGAATCCGCGATCACCGACCTTCGCGCCGACCACGCGGAATCGGAGTCGGCGGACCGGTAA
- a CDS encoding quinone-dependent dihydroorotate dehydrogenase encodes MYPLLFRAVLSRFDPEFAHHAGMVVIRALGAPPLARVTRSLTQPDPSLRVEALGLTFPSPFGIAAGFDKNAIGVRGLAALGFGHVEVGTVTAVPQPGNPKPRLFRLIADRAVINRMGFNNEGADAVARRLAQLRRGAPDTIIGVNIGKSRVVEVEEATADYVASATRLAPLADYLAVNVSSPNTPGLRGLQAVETLAPLLRAVREASGSTPLLVKIAPDLPDDEITAIAQLAVAEGLAGIIAHNTTISREGLLTDEAVVEAAGAGGLSGAPLKQRSLEVLRIVRAAVPADFCVIAVGGVETPTDVQERLAAGATLVQGYTAFLYRGPFWGREINRGLLRRGTARA; translated from the coding sequence ATGTATCCGCTGCTCTTCCGCGCTGTCCTCTCGCGCTTCGATCCCGAGTTCGCCCATCATGCGGGAATGGTGGTGATCCGGGCACTCGGTGCACCGCCGCTCGCGCGGGTGACGCGGTCCCTGACACAGCCCGACCCGTCCCTGCGCGTCGAGGCGCTCGGGCTGACGTTCCCGTCGCCCTTCGGCATCGCAGCCGGATTCGACAAGAACGCGATCGGCGTGCGCGGTCTCGCCGCGCTCGGCTTCGGCCACGTCGAGGTCGGCACGGTCACCGCCGTCCCTCAGCCGGGCAACCCGAAGCCTCGGCTGTTCCGCCTGATCGCCGACCGGGCCGTTATCAACCGCATGGGCTTCAACAACGAGGGAGCGGATGCCGTCGCCCGGCGTCTCGCACAGCTTCGCCGTGGCGCTCCGGACACGATCATCGGCGTCAACATCGGCAAGAGCCGTGTGGTCGAGGTCGAAGAAGCCACCGCCGATTACGTGGCGTCGGCGACACGACTCGCCCCGCTCGCCGACTACCTCGCCGTCAACGTCTCCTCACCGAACACGCCCGGTCTACGTGGCCTGCAGGCCGTGGAGACGCTGGCACCCCTGCTGCGCGCCGTGCGCGAAGCATCCGGATCCACCCCGCTCCTGGTGAAGATCGCCCCCGACCTCCCCGATGACGAGATCACGGCGATCGCGCAGCTCGCCGTCGCCGAGGGACTCGCCGGCATCATCGCGCACAACACCACGATCAGCCGCGAGGGCCTCCTGACCGACGAGGCGGTCGTCGAGGCGGCAGGAGCGGGAGGACTCTCCGGAGCGCCGCTGAAGCAGAGGTCGCTGGAGGTGCTCCGCATCGTCCGCGCGGCGGTGCCCGCCGACTTCTGCGTGATCGCTGTCGGGGGAGTGGAGACCCCCACCGATGTGCAGGAGCGCCTGGCTGCCGGCGCGACCCTGGTGCAGGGATATACGGCGTTCCTCTACCGCGGACCGTTCTGGGGCCGCGAGATCAACCGAGGGCTTCTCAGGCGGGGTACTGCCCGCGCTTGA
- a CDS encoding DUF3043 domain-containing protein translates to MATTPVSPSTNDDAPETPAVGKGRATPTRAQQEAARRRPLVANTKEAKAAARAELNERRARAQAGMAAGEEKFLPVRDKGPQRRWVRDYVDAGWHPAEFVMAVMVLVILASLVPANPLISFYAYIAMMAYLLIAIGGMVLLGFRVKRKVAAKFGAERMEKGLGWYAGMRALQMRFMRLPKPQVKRGQYPA, encoded by the coding sequence GTGGCCACTACCCCTGTCTCCCCTTCGACGAACGACGACGCCCCCGAGACGCCAGCCGTCGGCAAGGGGCGCGCGACGCCGACCCGCGCGCAGCAGGAGGCGGCTCGCCGTCGTCCCCTGGTCGCCAACACGAAGGAGGCGAAGGCCGCGGCCCGAGCCGAGCTCAACGAGCGTCGCGCCCGCGCCCAGGCAGGCATGGCCGCCGGCGAGGAGAAGTTCCTCCCCGTCCGCGACAAGGGCCCGCAGCGCCGCTGGGTGCGCGATTACGTCGACGCCGGCTGGCACCCCGCCGAGTTCGTCATGGCCGTCATGGTGCTCGTCATCCTGGCGTCGCTCGTTCCGGCCAACCCGCTGATCTCGTTCTACGCCTACATCGCGATGATGGCGTACCTCCTGATCGCGATCGGCGGCATGGTCCTGCTCGGATTCCGGGTGAAGCGCAAGGTCGCGGCGAAGTTCGGTGCCGAGCGCATGGAGAAGGGCCTCGGCTGGTACGCCGGCATGCGGGCGCTGCAGATGCGCTTCATGCGTCTGCCGAAGCCGCAGGTCAAGCGCGGGCAGTACCCCGCCTGA